One window of the Magnolia sinica isolate HGM2019 chromosome 19, MsV1, whole genome shotgun sequence genome contains the following:
- the LOC131234335 gene encoding uncharacterized protein LOC131234335 — protein MDSKKFMQLVEEKKKRALEKKEAPLKWEQKLEAAAKAKADAEAKERRLRAAKQKKKSTSESDSDSDSSDERRKATKRTHKRHRKHAPSDNSDDSERRKSRWKSKKWGSSSSGDSSGDEYGSGSEEDHRRKKRSHRRRQRRRHSSRTDSSSLESSSDEDGEIPRKNHMKHHKHHHHHHHHHHHHRSSAEDFTSSDSEDHRHKQRSRSLGKSSDDNHEDSSKPRKHKRCHHRHGHHHRHHQHHANDRHHNQHPEELNGNPSEQDSKKRSAADIDGGYDS, from the coding sequence ATGGATAGCAAGAAGTTCATGCAGTTGGtcgaggagaagaagaagagagctcTTGAGAAGAAAGAGGCCCCCCTGAAATGGGAACAGAAACTTGAAGCTGCTGCCAAGGCAAAAGCTGATGCTGAAGCTAAAGAGAGAAGGCTTAGAGCtgcaaagcaaaagaagaagtcCACATCAGAATCTGATAGTGATAGTGACAGCAGTGATGAGAGGAGAAAGGCGACAAAAAGGACCCACAAGAGACACAGGAAGCATGCCCCCTCCGACAACTCTGATGACAGTGAAAGGAGAAAATCTAGGTGGAAATCGAAGAAATGGGGCTCCAGCTCAAGTGGTGATAGCAGCGGTGATGAATATGGAAGTGGGTCGGAGGAAGATCACCGGAGGAAGAAGCGCAGCCACAGGCGGAGACAAAGACGCCGCCATTCATCGAGAACAGATTCTAGCTCATTGGAGTCCTCAAGCGATGAAGATGGTGAAATCCCAAGGAAAAATCACATGAAGCACCACaaacatcatcaccaccaccaccaccaccatcaccaccacagATCAAGCGCGGAAGACTTCACATCATCAGATTCTGAGGATCACAGGCATAAGCAGAGGAGCAGGTCCCTAGGTAAGTCATCAGACGACAACCATGAGGACTCAAGCAAACCAAGAAAGCATAAGAGGTGTCATCATCGGCATGGACACCACCATCGACACCATCAGCACCATGCAAATGATCGCCACCACAACCAGCACCCAGAGGAATTAAATGGGAACCCCTCAGAGCAGGACAGCAAGAAACGGAGTGCAGCAGATATTGATGGTGGCTATGACAGTTAA
- the LOC131235360 gene encoding loganic acid O-methyltransferase-like: MQQQFEAVSMTGGHGTNSYANNSLLQRDGANLVKTMIEEAVAEKLEIDTFPSVGTFNITDLGCSVGPNTFLAVQTIVKALEHKCASLGLSSCMPEFQVFFSDHSSNDFNTLFASLPPNRPYFATGVPGSFYGRLFPKASLHFAYSSYALHWLSKVPKEVLDRNSPAWNKGRVICLGGPREVFEAFSRHFGRDVEAFLSARAQEMVSGGIMGLIILGRDDKVAEAKSPIGVIGGVLGSVLMDMAAKGTIEEAKVDSFNLPIFTPTAKEYQKLVESNGYFSIEKLELVRDDSDRSSDVAIDPKMLAMHGRAATEDMVRKHFGHEVVDEVYQRGEKKIMENSHLFKNANVLLPSLFVILKRKADPQIA, encoded by the exons ATGCAGCAACAATTCGAGGCCGTGTCCATGACTGGCGGTCATGGCACAAACAGCTATGCTAATAATTCCTTGCTTCAG AGAGACGGGGCGAATCTAGTGAAGACGATGATAGAAGAAGCTGTAGCTGAAAAGCTTGAAATTGATACGTTCCCTTCAGTTGGGACATTTAACATAACAGACTTAGGCTGTTCTGTTGGACCCAACACTTTCTTAGCGGTGCAAACGATTGTAAAAGCTCTAGAGCACAAATGTGCATCGTTAGGCCTTAGTTCTTGTATGCCTGAATTTCAAGTGTTCTTTAGCGATCACTCATCCAACGATTTCAACACCCTCTTTGCATCCCTCCCTCCAAATAGGCCATACTTCGCCACAGGCGTTCCTGGGTCATTCTATGGCAGACTGTTTCCCAAGGCCTCTCTGCATTTTGCCTACTCTTCTTATGCACTTCATTGGCTCTCTAAGGTGCCAAAAGAGGTGCTAGATAGAAATTCTCCGGCATGGAATAAGGGACGGGTTATTTGTTTGGGAGGGCCTAGGGAGGTTTTTGAGGCTTTTTCAAGGCATTTTGGAAGGGATGTCGAGGCCTTCCTCAGCGCGAGAGCACAAGAGATGGTGAGTGGAGGGATAATGGGTCTTATAATTCTTGGCAGGGATGATAAAGTTGCTGAAGCTAAATCTCCCATTGGTGTGATCGGTGGTGTGTTAGGATCTGTGCTCATGGATATGGCAGCTAAG gGTACAATTGAGGAAGCCAAAGTAGACTCCTTCAACTTACCAATATTTACCCCTACTGCCAAAGAGTATCAAAAGCTGGTTGAAAGCAATGGATATTTCAGCATTGAGAAATTAGAACTTGTACGAGATGATTCTGACCGCAGTAGCGACGTGGCTATAGACCCGAAGATGTTGGCAATGCACGGAAGGGCAGCGACAGAAGACATGGTCAGAAAGCATTTTGGCCACGAAGTTGTTGATGAGGTTTACCAAAGAGGCGAGAAAAAGATCATGGAGAATTCCCACTTGTTTAAGAATGCAAATGTCCTGTTGCCATCCTTATTCGTCATTCTCAAGCGGAAAGCAGATCCTCAAATTGCATGA